The bacterium genome includes the window GCCGACTTACTGAAAAGATCAGTATAAACTTGTAGTATCTTTTTCTAGTTAACGATTTAGTCACCATCGTACAAAAACAATGGAAAAACCTGCTAATTTACTCCTTCTCTATCGCACGCTTAGGCAAAACTTCATCAGACATAGCACTCATATAAACGAAGTAAGCGACAATAGCCGCATTGCGTTTCAAATCTAAAGGCTGGATATGATCATACATATCCATGTTGGTATGCCAAGTGATATTACCATAATCCATGGGATCTTGAATGAACTGAAATCCGTTTAATCCGGCACTGATAAAAGACATGTGGTCCGTACTACCGGTACCTTTAAGTGAAATGGTTGATGCGCCCCAGGAGCGGAAAGGTTCCATCCATTGTCTAAAATAAGACTGCACATCTTCATGCCCTTGCAAATAAATGCCGCGGATTTGACCGCCGCCATTGTCCATGTTAAAATAGACATTGAATTTTTCATACCCCGGTTTAGCGCCGGTCGAATCATATAAATGTTTATTAACATAACCTGCCGAGCCGAGTAAACCTTGCTCTTCTGCTGACCAAAGGCCTATTTTGATGGTGCGACGGGGTTGAAAACCGATAGCTTTGAGAATACGAATAGCCTCCATCATTACGGAAACGCCGGCGGCATTATCCGTCGCTCCGGTGCTGGAATGCCAAGAATCCAGGTGCGCCCCGATCATCACAGTTTCATCTTTGCGATCACTTCCACTCCAAGTCCCTATCGTATTATACGCTTTCAAATCTTTATCACGCCACTCGACTTGGAGATCACATTCCATGATCACTTCTTTACCGCTTTTGATCAATTCGATCAGCTGATTGTACTGCTCCGCAGAAATAGCAATCTGCGGTGCTACCGATGGCGGATTAGGATCCCACGCTTTGGGATTCGTATTACTGAACGGATCGGATTCGTCCACAAGCGGCATGGATGCACCCATAACACGCACTATGCCCGAATGAGGTGTACCGCCGCGAAAACTAAACGATCCTCCGTCCACGATAAGCGCCGGTTGTTGATTATTAATCCATGTAAATATCCTCTGCCTTTCAATAAAAGCCGAGAATCGAGGCGACTTACGAAAACTCTGACGAAAAGATTCTGCTCGTCCTTCATTTTTACCGGCATTGGACATGGTTAATAATTCACTATCGCTCCAGCGTTTAGCATCCGCTTCAAAATCTTCTTCAATCTTTACCTTATCGCCTAAAAGAACAATGGCATTCTTGAGCTTGTTTGAATATTTCTTCTGAATGTCCTCGAGTTTAGTTTCGTTGATATACAAGATTTTTGATCGTACCGTACCGCGCGTAGCGGGTGACCAAGCTTTGGGATAAGCGATGAGTGGTATCGCATACGGCGCTACAATGCCGGCACGAAAACTTTTCATATCCCATCCGCGACCAAATTCTCCCCACGGCTCGACTTCCGCCGATAAACCCATTTTTTCAAGCGCCTCACGTGTCCAATCGTTAGCGGCCGCTAATCCTTTAGAATTAGTTAAACGTGCACCGATCACATTTGTAAGAACATTCAGAGTTTGCAGAGCTTGCGAGCGCTCTATCGCCTCGGTTTTTATGGCTTCGGCGGCGGCCGAATCACCTTTTTCCGCTTGTGCAAACAGCGAAAGACTACAGCACAAGATTACAATCAACATACGATAAAAATGCATGTTACCTCACAGGATAGTTTTATGTTTATTGATTTTTGGATTCAGAAGTCGTCAGTATTTCGATAATCGTTTCATGTTTTTTAATACGCGCTATGGTAAGTGCCGTGCGCCCTTGCACATCTTTGGCTTTCAAATCAACGCCACGATTAACTAATAACCGAACAGCCTCCATTCGATTATAGTTAACCGCAAGCATCAATACGGTTTCTCCGTTGGGTGTTCTTGCTTCAAGATTAGCTCCTTTGTCCAGTAAAGCCTCAATGATCGGCGCTTTTCCTTTGATAGCGGCCTGCATCAGCGGTGTAAATGAGAACCGATCCATTGCATTAGGATCCGCTCCGCGATCTAGTAAAAGACGTACAACATCCAAACGATCCAGTAACACGGCAAAGGTAAGCGCGCTTTTACCGTCTTTGTCACGCCCATTTACATCGGCACCTGCGGCTATGAGATCGGACACAAGTTCAGCCGGTGCATAACGCACACCGTACATCAATGCTGTTTGCCCATTATTGGCAACGGCCGTCGGATCAGCGCCCTTGCGTAATAGTGAACGAACAATACCGATATGCCCTTCACGCGAAGCGATCATCAGCGGCGTAGGGTCATTGGACTCGCCTTGCGAAACCGAATCCTTATGATTGGTAAACCTCATGTTTGGATTCATCCCGGCCTGAAGAAACATATTGGTCAGAATAAGATCGCCTTTTCGAATTCGCGACAAAAATTCCTGATCGTTGTATGCAATTCCAAGGCGCATCAAATCGCGTTGGGCGCTGTCTTTTGGGTTTGAACAGGAAACGATGACTAAACACATCGCAAGCATAACTATCGTACGCATAATAACTACATTCCTTTTAACCGCCATAATTCCAACCGGTGTCCCGTAATAAAATAGGTTTAAAATCACGACGTACTTTAGCATTAATGATGGAGGCTACTATGATCGAATGATCACCCCGTTCGATACGATCGGTAACCGTACATTCGATATACGCGTACGCTTCATCCAATATCGGTGCGCCGCTTTGATCCGTATCAAACGAATATCCATTGATCATCTGGCCGTTTACTTCAATGTTTTTAAAAAATTTTCCGGCAATCGATTTTT containing:
- a CDS encoding M20/M25/M40 family metallo-hydrolase — translated: MLIVILCCSLSLFAQAEKGDSAAAEAIKTEAIERSQALQTLNVLTNVIGARLTNSKGLAAANDWTREALEKMGLSAEVEPWGEFGRGWDMKSFRAGIVAPYAIPLIAYPKAWSPATRGTVRSKILYINETKLEDIQKKYSNKLKNAIVLLGDKVKIEEDFEADAKRWSDSELLTMSNAGKNEGRAESFRQSFRKSPRFSAFIERQRIFTWINNQQPALIVDGGSFSFRGGTPHSGIVRVMGASMPLVDESDPFSNTNPKAWDPNPPSVAPQIAISAEQYNQLIELIKSGKEVIMECDLQVEWRDKDLKAYNTIGTWSGSDRKDETVMIGAHLDSWHSSTGATDNAAGVSVMMEAIRILKAIGFQPRRTIKIGLWSAEEQGLLGSAGYVNKHLYDSTGAKPGYEKFNVYFNMDNGGGQIRGIYLQGHEDVQSYFRQWMEPFRSWGASTISLKGTGSTDHMSFISAGLNGFQFIQDPMDYGNITWHTNMDMYDHIQPLDLKRNAAIVAYFVYMSAMSDEVLPKRAIEKE
- a CDS encoding ankyrin repeat domain-containing protein, encoding MRTIVMLAMCLVIVSCSNPKDSAQRDLMRLGIAYNDQEFLSRIRKGDLILTNMFLQAGMNPNMRFTNHKDSVSQGESNDPTPLMIASREGHIGIVRSLLRKGADPTAVANNGQTALMYGVRYAPAELVSDLIAAGADVNGRDKDGKSALTFAVLLDRLDVVRLLLDRGADPNAMDRFSFTPLMQAAIKGKAPIIEALLDKGANLEARTPNGETVLMLAVNYNRMEAVRLLVNRGVDLKAKDVQGRTALTIARIKKHETIIEILTTSESKNQ
- a CDS encoding flavin reductase family protein; this translates as MTNEDKKKALRFFQYGMFILTAKAQHDFQGSPYVASTVTWVSQASFEPPLIMLGLRKDSWANEAIRQTDSFALNILSEDQKSIAGKFFKNIEVNGQMINGYSFDTDQSGAPILDEAYAYIECTVTDRIERGDHSIIVASIINAKVRRDFKPILLRDTGWNYGG